The genomic interval GAATGCTTCGTCGCCGACTTCGTGGTAATAGAGCACGAACTCACGGAAGTCAGGACCGGTTCCATTCTTGATCATGACCTGCCAGCCGCTGGAGGCCGGAGTCACGGCACCGCTGCCGAGCGCTTCCCAATAGGACGAACCGCGGGGCTCGACCACGAAAGACCCGAACATGCCCATCACCGTCAGCTCACGGTCTTGGCTGTAGGTATGGAACTGGCGGACACCCTCTTGGGTGTTCGGGTGGATGTACCACTCGAACTCGCCGCTCTTCTTTTCCTCGACGACCGAATCAGAATTGGTCGTCGTCGCCGCCGCGCCGGTGGCGCTCACGACCATGCTCGATCCATGGATATGCAAACTGACCGACCCGCCGCCCTCTTCCAGCTTGTTCGAAAGCTTGAGCTTGACGCAATCGCCCTGGTTGGCACGGATCGTCAAAGGCTGAATCCACTGAGCCTGTACACCTGGAATGATCGCGCCAGGATCGAACCCTTCCTTCTCGCGCGCTTCCTTATTCTTGGTTTCTTCCGCACGCACCTTCTCGATATTCTCGTCCAGCACGTACATGTAGCCGGGATAGAAATCCAGCCACTGGTTCAGCGTGATCTCGACGTTGATCGCGGAGACGTTGTACTGCTTCACCGGGGCCGTGGCCGGGCACTTCCCGCCGCCCGTCAGCGCGACCGGTTCCACCCGAGGATCGGACACCAGGAGCATGTCCTGCCCACCCGCTCCATATTGGTGCATCATGGAGGAGGTGTTGTACATGCCCGTATTGATGCCCTGCAGCTGAGGATCGCTGGCCATATGGTCCATGATCCGCTGATGCTGCTGTTCAACCATCGCGGAACGCTCGGGCTTGCCGCCCATCGTATCCTCGACGATCGTCTGACCTTTGAGTTTTTCTGCCCAACCGGGCAGCTGGTGATTCATCGCAACGTGCTGCGATGGGCTCTCAGCGGATGCGAGCGGGACCCCGAGAAGGGCCACCGCCGCCATCGCGCTAAGCATGCGGGTAGGGACACAGACCCGTAGCGTACGGAAAAACATGGACCGGCCTCCTTGTTTTGGTGAGAAAAACAGCTACAAACTAGAATGACGTATGTATGGACCGAATAATGGACCGGCCTCCTTCAGATGAGGAGTGAAACAGCTAGCAAAAATAAACAACTCGTACGCATGACACATTCCTCTACCGACTCACGAAGAAATGTTCATCTTCATAATGAGGGGCGAACGATACTGAAATTCCACATAGCATGTCAACCCCTGTGGGTTCAGGCACTCCAGGCAAACTGCCGTATACCGCATCGCATGCGGAACCACACACACCACCCTGTCAAAATCATCCATATCTGGCGGGTGTTTCGCGCTCCGATAATTAGGCCTTCTTCTTCGGTGCGCCAGCCTCTACTTCTGTGCGATAATTATTCCCATGCTACTTAAACGTTGGCTCGTTGGAAATCCACTGAAGACCGCGCAAGCCGCTCACCAGCGGCTCTCGAAGCGCTTAGCCTTGGCCGTGTTTTCCTCCGACGCCCTCTCTTCAGTCGCGTACGCCACAGAAGAAATTCTCCTGGTCCTCGTTCCATCCAGCCTGGCCTTTGCGCATTTCTCGATTCCGATCAGCCTCATGATCATCCTGCTACTGGGAATTTTGACTCTTTCTTACTCCCAGATCATTTTCGAATATCCCGGCGGCGGCGGCGCCTACATCGTCTCAAAATCGAACCTGGGTGAATGGCCGGGACTAACTGCAGCAGCCTCATTGATGATCGATTATGTCCTAACCGTCGCAGTCAGCGTGGCGGCCGGTATTGCCGCCATCACCTCCGCAGTTCCCGCGCTCTATCCGTATCGCACAGTGCTCGGCGTGGTCGCCATTCTGCTCGTGCTCCTGGTCAACCTGCGCGGCGTTCGGGAGTCGGGAAAAGTATTTGCCGTCCCGACCTACATGTTCATCGGGACCATGCTCCTCATGTTGGCTGCAGGAACGTATCAAATCCTGTTCGGGCAACTCACCCCCGTCGTCGCCCAGAGCATGGCCACCCAAACGGCGGTTGAGTCGGTGTCGCTGTTTCTCCTGCTCCGTGCTTTCTCATCAGGCTGTACGGCACTCACCGGCGTCGAAGTCATCTCGAACGGCGTGCCGGCCTTTCGTCCCCCGGAGCCGAAGAACGCTGCTATCACGATGATCGCGATGGCGGGCATCCTGGGCGTACTTTTCCTCGGCATCAGTACGATGGCCTATCACTTGGGTGTCCTGCCGAAAGACGATGAAACCGTTGTCTCACAAGTGGCGCGCGCCATCTTCGGCGAAGGATTCCTCTACTACTTGATACAGATTTCCACGATGTCGATCCTGGTCCTCGCAGCGAACAGCGCCTTCGCAGGGTTTCCACGTCTCGCATCGCTGTTGGCCCGCGACAGCTACATGCCCCACCAGATGGAACTCATGGGCGACCGCCTGGTGTTCTCCAATGGCATTCTCATCCTGGGAGTCTTCTCGTGCTTCCTCATTGTCATATTCAGCGGTGACACCCACGCACTGATTCCGCTCTATGCCGTCGGCGTGTTTCTCTCGTTCACCCTCTCGCAAGCAGGCATGGTCCGTCGCTGGCTGGGCAAACGTGGACCCCATTGGCGGAAGAAAATCGTTATTAACGGCATCGGCGCGGTCGCCACTGCCATTGCGACCGCGATCATCGCCAGTACCAAGTTTATGCACGGAGCCTGGATCGTCATCGTACTGATCCCGGTCCTGATCATGATGTTCCGGGGCATCCACGCGCACTATAAGGCGGTCTCTGAGCAAATCACGCTCGATCGGCGAGGCAGCCGGCCCCCAATGCCTCGCCGTAATATCGTGATCATTCCGATCAGCGGAGTGAACCGTGCCGTTATCCGCGCCGTCGACTATGCCAGAAGCCGGCCAGGGGAAGTTCGAGCAGTCATGGTCGACGTAGACTCGGAAAAGACGGCCAAATTCGAGATGCAGTGGGCCCAGTGGGGCTGCGGCGTCACCCTCATCGTCTTGCCCTCGCCCTATCGATCCATCCTGAATTCCCTCCTCACCTACATTGAGGAGATCCTGGAAAAAGAGCCTGACACCTGGGTCACCGTTGTGATTCCGGAGATTCTCCCGGCTCGCTGGTGGCAGAACATCCTGCACAATCAGCGGGCTCTCTTGCTGAAGGGGGCCCTCCTCTTCAAAGACCGCGTCATCCTGACCGACGTCCCCTTCCACCTGACGAGGTGACCGTGAAGCGTGAAACGAAGTATCGGAACCTTGGGTTGTTCCTGTTAGCAACTTGCCTCCTCCTCACAGCCCAACCAGCCCAAGCCTTCAAGATCCTCGAGCCAGCAGAAGGGGCCAAACTGACATCGGGCAGCACCGTCACTGCCCGCGTAGACCTCGGCAAAGATTCCGGCATCGTCCAGGTTCGCTACTATTGGTATGGCGAACAGGATGACACGCTGGTGGGGCAGGAAGACGCGACGGCTACGGGATCGATCGTTGCGCCGGTGGCGCTGATCGGATTGTCCGACCATGACCCGGCCTTCGGAGGCCCGTTACGGGTCCCGAAAGACGGCATCGGGCCAATGCGGTTGCTGGCGGTCGCCGACATTTCACGGGGACGATTGGGCACGAGGTCTGTCTTCGATGAAATCCTGGTTAACGTAGAGCCAGCAGCGTCCCTTGCCATCATCGATTTCGAAACGGACAAGCCCTTGCACCTCGGACGGACAGGACAATCCTCCGCATTCGGTCACGTCGATTCACTGGGCAAGGTCTTCGAATTGCCCGTGGTCGGTGAGTTCGCCGATGGCGTCACCCGCCGAATCAGTACCCTGGGCAGCGGCACGAAATACCAGTCCTCGAACCCCAAGATCATTCAAGTCCTGTCCAATGGCCTCCTGCAGATTGTCGGTAACGGAAAGATGATCCTCACCGTCACCAATCGCGGCAAACAGGCCATGCTCGATGTCACCGTCGAAGTGAACGAGGAGCCAAACGAGCCTCCAGTCGCGGATGCAGGCCCCAACCAATCGGTCAAAGCCGGGACGAAAGTGAAGCTGAGCGGGCTCAAGAGCCGGGATGCGGAAGGCGAAGCCCTCTACTATTCATGGAGCCAAGTCCGCGGCAGTAAGATCGCACTGCTGGACGTGGATAACGCCGAAGCCTCCTTCCTCGCGCCGACCATGTCGGAAAAACGGACTTATCGGTTCAAGCTGAGGGTGACGGATAAGAAGGGGGCGGACTCTGTGCCGGCGTTCGTCGATGTGACCGTCGAGCCTTGACGGCTGCTGAAAAAGTCCCCCAGCATCGTTCTCAGTCCTGTGTCTCCCTGCGACGTACCCTCCGGGTACGCCTCAGTCGCCCCACTCCTTGCGGCCTTGCTGGATGGCCTTTTTGAGCAGCCTAAACAGAAGATTGAGACACCTGACGACTTCTTATGGAACCGGACAAAGAACTTGAATCCCTCGCTCATCAGATTGCAAGCCTAGAAAAAAGATTTGTTCAATCTTCAAGTCTCGGCATGTACTTGCAAAGTGAAGACGAAGCACAATTTTCCCAGCTTGTAGCAGAGTCAATTTCCCTAATCGACTCCCTACTGGGTGAAGACAATAACTTTTCACGCAATATTGCTAGAGCCGTGAACAACGGAAACGGAGGTTACATCGAGGGCCCCTCATATGCCTGCGTTCAGAAGACTCGGGGTCTAATCACTGCAGCCGCTAATCACTTGATGCGAGTAAAGAGCCTAAGTCCTAAAGCAACTACCACCAATCCTTCTTCTTACGTTGCCCCTGAAAGGCTTACCGAACTCAAATCGGCTACATCTTTAGAGTTCGACCTCACTCGGCTAGTTCGGTTATGCGAAGAGCTCAACGTTGCTTACACAAATAACTGCATGATGACAATCGCAATGCTTGTTCGTGCAATCGTGGACCATGTTCCTCCAATTTTTAAGCAACTAACCTTTACGCAAGTCGTGAACAACTATGCCGGCTCAAAGGCCTTCAAAGGCTCGATGCAACAGCTCGACGGCTCACTAAGAAACATTGCAAATGCTCACCTACACACCCATGTTCGGTCCCATGAGGTGCTTCCGACCTTCACTCAGGTAGACTTTCGGTCTGATCTTGATGTGTTGTTATCGGAGGTTATAAGAGTGCTGAAGACTTAGTAAGTAGGCATCTTCTGAAATCTTGTTTCATTTCAAAATCACGCCTTGCTCAGCCGCACTGGCCCGTAGGTTTGGCGGGCTTGTTGGAGTTCTTTCACATGCTTGCGGAGGGCTGGGCCGAATTTGGAGACGAGGACGGCTTTTCTGTGGGGCTCGATGCTTTGCTCGACCTGTTCGATAGTCTCTGCCAACTGCTTGACCAGCCTTTGACCTGAGCCGGTAAGCCACTTGAGATGCCAGCTGGCATATTCCAAATCCTGGATCGAATACCGAACCGACTCCACTTCTTCGAGACAGCGAAACCTGGCTCGTTGCAGATCGTTCGGTGTGAGGCCTGCCCTCTTCCATCTTGTCGATCCACCCACCCCCGATGCCCAGGTTGAGAGCCGCTCGAAGAGCATCGCGCCCATCGTAAACGTAAAGGCCGCATGGAGAATGCCCCTGAGCGGACGCAGGCTGCAGCGCCAAGGGGAATAGAATACTTGTTGGTTGCGATCGCCACGATACATGACGTATTTGCGCAACAAGAGATTTAGGTGGTGATGGCTGTTCTCATGGATCAGGTCGTCGATCAGATCGAGGTTATCCCGGTCGAAACAGTTAATAAACGACAAACCAGGCCTATGCCGATAGCTGAAACTCACGACGCCTTTGGCCTTGAGCGGCACGATCCGATCGGTTAACAGCGCAAGGACCTCATGCCCTTCCGGCCAGGCTCCGTGAATGGCGGTCCAGGCTTGGTTGATGCGTTTCAC from Nitrospirota bacterium carries:
- a CDS encoding APC family permease: MLLKRWLVGNPLKTAQAAHQRLSKRLALAVFSSDALSSVAYATEEILLVLVPSSLAFAHFSIPISLMIILLLGILTLSYSQIIFEYPGGGGAYIVSKSNLGEWPGLTAAASLMIDYVLTVAVSVAAGIAAITSAVPALYPYRTVLGVVAILLVLLVNLRGVRESGKVFAVPTYMFIGTMLLMLAAGTYQILFGQLTPVVAQSMATQTAVESVSLFLLLRAFSSGCTALTGVEVISNGVPAFRPPEPKNAAITMIAMAGILGVLFLGISTMAYHLGVLPKDDETVVSQVARAIFGEGFLYYLIQISTMSILVLAANSAFAGFPRLASLLARDSYMPHQMELMGDRLVFSNGILILGVFSCFLIVIFSGDTHALIPLYAVGVFLSFTLSQAGMVRRWLGKRGPHWRKKIVINGIGAVATAIATAIIASTKFMHGAWIVIVLIPVLIMMFRGIHAHYKAVSEQITLDRRGSRPPMPRRNIVIIPISGVNRAVIRAVDYARSRPGEVRAVMVDVDSEKTAKFEMQWAQWGCGVTLIVLPSPYRSILNSLLTYIEEILEKEPDTWVTVVIPEILPARWWQNILHNQRALLLKGALLFKDRVILTDVPFHLTR
- a CDS encoding PKD domain-containing protein; translation: MKRETKYRNLGLFLLATCLLLTAQPAQAFKILEPAEGAKLTSGSTVTARVDLGKDSGIVQVRYYWYGEQDDTLVGQEDATATGSIVAPVALIGLSDHDPAFGGPLRVPKDGIGPMRLLAVADISRGRLGTRSVFDEILVNVEPAASLAIIDFETDKPLHLGRTGQSSAFGHVDSLGKVFELPVVGEFADGVTRRISTLGSGTKYQSSNPKIIQVLSNGLLQIVGNGKMILTVTNRGKQAMLDVTVEVNEEPNEPPVADAGPNQSVKAGTKVKLSGLKSRDAEGEALYYSWSQVRGSKIALLDVDNAEASFLAPTMSEKRTYRFKLRVTDKKGADSVPAFVDVTVEP